The following are encoded in a window of Microbacterium sp. LWO13-1.2 genomic DNA:
- a CDS encoding HhH-GPD-type base excision DNA repair protein gives MALHITGDTAADALLTDNPLALLVGMLLDQQVPMETAFAGPLKIEQRTGAADAATIARMNPDEFLEAFKQTPAVHRFPGSMAARVQTLCQELVDQWGGDASALWTEGDPSGAEVLKRLKTLPGFGEQKAKIFLALLGKQYGFTGEGWREAAAPYGEEGSFRSVADIVSPESLTQVREHKKAMKAAAKAAK, from the coding sequence ATGGCCCTTCACATCACCGGAGACACCGCCGCCGACGCGCTCCTCACCGACAATCCGCTCGCGCTTCTGGTGGGGATGCTCCTCGACCAGCAGGTGCCGATGGAGACGGCGTTCGCCGGACCTCTGAAGATCGAACAGCGGACCGGGGCGGCCGACGCCGCCACCATCGCCCGGATGAATCCCGACGAGTTCCTCGAGGCGTTCAAGCAGACGCCAGCCGTGCATCGCTTCCCCGGTTCCATGGCGGCCCGAGTGCAGACGCTCTGTCAGGAACTCGTTGACCAGTGGGGCGGTGACGCCTCCGCGCTGTGGACCGAGGGCGACCCGAGCGGCGCCGAGGTGTTGAAGCGGCTCAAGACACTCCCCGGTTTCGGCGAGCAGAAGGCGAAGATCTTCCTCGCGCTGCTGGGCAAGCAGTACGGCTTCACCGGTGAGGGCTGGCGCGAGGCGGCCGCACCCTACGGCGAAGAAGGCTCATTCCGCAGCGTCGCAGACATCGTCTCGCCGGAGTCGCTCACGCAGGTGCGCGAGCACAAGAAGGCCATGAAGGCCGCAGCCAAGGCCGCGAAATGA
- a CDS encoding glutamyl-tRNA reductase, with protein sequence MLLCVSASHKTASFDLLERLSRTPDDVAPTLVSMAPVVQGAVVLATCNRFEAYIEIDEPVTAAGAIGVEAVLEAVEATTGVAAKDLEGAYAVHSGRRVAEHLFSVAAGLESVVSGEGEIAGQVRRALKTARTDGTTSPELERLFQRASQAQRKVKNVTALGRAGRSLVRLALELADSRIADWSAERVLLVGTGAYAAVTLATLRERGAVNISVFSPSGREAAFAAKHGIRPITADEYAYTASRSSLLITCTTATEPVLGPEHLSAPLGIAPAGCPVGDHNRLIIDLGMPRNVDPAVAHLAATALLDLETIRLHAPLEELQATDAARSVVRDAADTFHVVGARQSVTPSIVALRTHIFGLLENEIGRARARGDEDGRIEQSLRHLAGVLLHAPTTRAHELAATGRADDFAAALETLYGIAPEADAAAASESA encoded by the coding sequence GTGCTGCTCTGCGTCTCGGCGAGTCACAAGACCGCCTCCTTCGATCTGCTCGAACGTCTGAGCCGCACCCCCGATGACGTCGCTCCGACCCTGGTGAGCATGGCGCCGGTCGTGCAGGGTGCGGTCGTCCTGGCGACCTGCAACCGGTTCGAGGCGTACATCGAGATCGACGAGCCGGTCACCGCAGCCGGCGCCATCGGCGTCGAAGCCGTGCTCGAAGCCGTCGAGGCAACCACCGGCGTCGCCGCCAAGGACCTCGAGGGCGCATACGCCGTGCATTCCGGCAGGCGCGTCGCCGAACACCTGTTCTCCGTCGCCGCCGGCCTCGAATCCGTGGTCTCCGGCGAGGGCGAGATCGCCGGCCAGGTCCGGCGCGCATTGAAGACGGCGCGCACGGACGGCACGACCTCGCCCGAGCTCGAACGACTCTTCCAGCGCGCGAGCCAGGCGCAGCGCAAGGTCAAGAACGTCACCGCGCTCGGCCGCGCCGGCCGTTCGCTGGTACGACTCGCGCTCGAGCTCGCCGACAGCCGCATCGCCGACTGGTCCGCCGAGCGTGTGCTGCTCGTCGGCACCGGCGCCTACGCGGCCGTCACCCTCGCCACGCTCCGTGAGCGCGGCGCCGTGAACATCTCGGTCTTCTCGCCGTCCGGCCGCGAAGCGGCGTTCGCCGCGAAGCACGGCATCCGCCCGATCACCGCCGACGAATACGCGTACACCGCGTCGCGCTCGAGCCTGCTGATCACCTGCACCACGGCGACCGAGCCCGTCCTCGGACCCGAGCACCTGAGCGCTCCCCTCGGGATCGCTCCGGCGGGATGCCCGGTCGGCGATCACAACCGCCTCATCATCGACCTCGGCATGCCGCGCAACGTCGACCCCGCGGTCGCGCACCTCGCGGCAACGGCTCTCCTCGATCTGGAGACCATCCGGCTGCACGCACCTCTCGAGGAACTGCAGGCGACGGATGCCGCGCGCAGCGTCGTCCGCGATGCCGCCGATACCTTCCACGTCGTGGGTGCACGACAGAGTGTGACCCCCTCGATCGTCGCGCTGCGCACGCACATCTTCGGGCTCCTCGAGAACGAGATCGGGCGGGCCCGCGCCCGCGGCGACGAGGATGGACGCATCGAACAGTCCCTGCGTCACCTCGCCGGCGTTCTCCTGCACGCACCGACCACGCGTGCGCATGAACTCGCCGCCACCGGTCGTGCCGACGACTTCGCGGCCGCCCTCGAGACGCTGTACGGGATCGCGCCCGAGGCAGACGCCGCCGCGGCATCAGAATCCGCCTGA
- the hemE gene encoding uroporphyrinogen decarboxylase translates to MPLSDAPLLRALAGDRPAQTPVWFMRQAGRSLPEYRELRVGTRMLDACLTPDLAAEITLQPVRRHGVDAAVFFSDIVIPLRLAGVDVVIEPGRGPVFANPVRTAADVDRITAIDPASLDATAIADAVRLVVAELGDTPLIGFAGAPFTLAAYLVEGGPSKEHMRARAMMHADPASWNKLAGWLAQISRAFLEAQRDAGASVVQLFDSWAGSLSTADYRTFVAPHSRSALDGIGIPTIHFGVGTGPFLGDMRLGGIADGVGVDWRQPLDEAAAILGPDVTVQGNIDPALLSAPWPVLEAHVLDVLERGRAARAHILNLGHGVPPETDPDQLTRIVELVHSSGHGASV, encoded by the coding sequence ATGCCTCTCTCCGACGCGCCGTTGCTGCGCGCCCTCGCCGGTGATCGCCCCGCGCAGACCCCGGTCTGGTTCATGCGCCAGGCGGGCCGGTCGCTGCCCGAATACCGGGAACTGCGGGTCGGGACGCGGATGCTGGACGCCTGCCTCACGCCGGACCTCGCCGCCGAGATCACGCTGCAGCCGGTTCGCCGGCACGGAGTGGACGCGGCCGTGTTCTTCAGCGACATCGTCATCCCGCTGCGCCTCGCCGGCGTCGACGTGGTCATCGAACCGGGACGCGGTCCGGTGTTCGCGAACCCGGTCCGCACCGCGGCCGACGTCGATCGGATCACCGCGATCGACCCCGCCTCGCTGGACGCGACTGCGATCGCCGATGCCGTGCGCCTCGTGGTCGCCGAGCTCGGCGACACTCCGCTGATCGGCTTCGCCGGTGCGCCGTTCACCCTCGCCGCCTATCTCGTCGAGGGCGGCCCCTCGAAGGAGCACATGCGTGCGCGGGCGATGATGCACGCCGACCCCGCATCGTGGAACAAGCTGGCCGGCTGGCTGGCGCAGATCTCACGGGCGTTCCTCGAGGCGCAGCGCGACGCCGGAGCATCCGTCGTGCAGCTCTTCGACTCCTGGGCGGGTTCCCTCAGCACCGCCGACTACCGCACCTTCGTCGCACCGCACTCCCGGTCCGCCCTCGACGGCATCGGCATCCCGACGATCCACTTCGGCGTCGGCACCGGGCCGTTCCTCGGCGATATGCGACTCGGTGGCATCGCCGACGGTGTCGGCGTCGACTGGCGTCAACCGCTCGACGAGGCCGCGGCCATCCTCGGGCCTGACGTCACCGTGCAGGGCAACATCGATCCCGCGCTCCTCTCCGCGCCCTGGCCGGTGCTGGAGGCGCACGTGCTCGACGTGCTCGAGCGCGGTCGCGCCGCTCGTGCGCACATCCTCAACCTCGGACACGGCGTGCCGCCGGAGACAGACCCCGACCAGCTCACTCGTATCGTCGAGCTGGTGCACTCGTCGGGACACGGAGCCTCGGTGTGA
- a CDS encoding FAD-dependent oxidoreductase, whose protein sequence is MTEPAGPESLAARAAATRVVVIGGGIGGLIAARECVKVGMRVTVLEAADALGGAIRRTDLDGVRVDIGAESFATRGGHVRGLLTELGLADRIVAPAAGGAWLAGIPGVGAAPLPVGGILGIPANPFQDDVRRIIGWSGAWRAYLDRVRPPLTIGHQHSLGRLVSSRMGTKVRDRLVAPVTTGVYSASPEDVDVDVAAPGLNAALTRAGSLAGAVQVLRDEGAARAAKAPGAAVEGIEGGMSVLVDALEAELLRLGGVVRTKVHARSLSRAGEAWLVAADVEPDDTADVATDDELAEAVAPTEEIEADAVILATDEAVARLLLDPLVPGLAASAAASSAPEIEIVTLLLDAPALDAAPRGTGVLTVPGSHTAKALTHSTAKWGWLREAAGARHLVRVSFGAQGEPPTTATLDDEAAAVLALSEASALLGVTIPRTALVAAHRSRFVQSQPASIIGVGERRAAARAAVRAVPGLAVVGAWVAGTGLAQVIPDAKDEADRLRRALIWD, encoded by the coding sequence GTGACCGAACCAGCCGGCCCCGAGTCGCTCGCAGCCCGCGCCGCCGCGACGCGCGTCGTCGTGATCGGCGGGGGGATAGGCGGGTTGATCGCCGCCCGCGAATGCGTGAAGGTCGGCATGCGGGTCACCGTGCTGGAAGCCGCGGATGCTCTGGGCGGAGCGATCCGCCGGACCGACCTCGACGGCGTCCGTGTCGACATCGGAGCGGAGAGCTTCGCCACCCGGGGCGGTCATGTGCGCGGCCTGCTCACCGAACTCGGTCTTGCGGATCGGATCGTGGCACCCGCCGCCGGTGGGGCCTGGCTGGCCGGTATCCCCGGCGTGGGGGCCGCGCCGCTGCCCGTCGGCGGCATTCTCGGCATCCCGGCGAACCCGTTCCAGGACGACGTGCGCCGCATCATCGGCTGGTCGGGCGCCTGGCGGGCCTACCTCGACCGCGTGCGCCCCCCGCTCACGATCGGCCACCAGCACAGCCTCGGCAGGCTCGTCTCGTCCCGGATGGGCACGAAGGTGCGCGATCGACTGGTCGCCCCGGTGACCACCGGGGTCTACTCCGCATCGCCCGAAGATGTCGATGTCGACGTCGCAGCTCCTGGACTCAACGCCGCCCTCACTCGCGCCGGCTCACTGGCAGGCGCGGTGCAGGTGCTGCGTGACGAGGGCGCGGCACGCGCGGCCAAGGCGCCGGGAGCTGCCGTCGAGGGCATCGAGGGCGGCATGTCGGTGCTCGTCGATGCGCTGGAAGCCGAGCTGCTGCGTCTCGGCGGGGTCGTGCGCACGAAGGTTCACGCGCGGTCGCTCTCCCGAGCGGGGGAGGCGTGGCTGGTCGCGGCAGATGTGGAGCCGGATGACACAGCCGACGTCGCCACCGACGATGAGCTCGCTGAGGCGGTGGCACCGACCGAGGAGATCGAGGCCGACGCCGTCATCCTCGCCACCGACGAGGCTGTCGCACGACTGCTCCTCGATCCCCTCGTGCCCGGACTCGCCGCCTCGGCGGCGGCATCGTCGGCGCCGGAGATCGAGATCGTCACCCTGCTGCTCGACGCGCCGGCGCTCGACGCCGCGCCGCGCGGCACCGGCGTGCTCACGGTTCCCGGCAGTCACACGGCCAAGGCGCTCACGCATTCGACCGCGAAATGGGGCTGGCTGCGCGAGGCTGCAGGCGCGCGTCACCTCGTGCGGGTCTCCTTCGGCGCGCAGGGCGAGCCGCCGACGACCGCCACCCTGGACGACGAGGCTGCCGCGGTGCTCGCGCTGAGCGAGGCATCCGCGCTCCTCGGTGTGACCATTCCGCGGACCGCGCTCGTCGCCGCGCACCGCTCCCGCTTCGTGCAGTCGCAGCCGGCGTCGATCATCGGAGTGGGCGAACGACGTGCTGCCGCGCGTGCCGCAGTGCGGGCGGTCCCAGGTCTTGCTGTCGTGGGGGCGTGGGTGGCCGGAACGGGGCTCGCCCAGGTCATCCCGGACGCCAAGGACGAGGCCGACCGGCTGCGGCGCGCCCTGATCTGGGACTGA
- a CDS encoding phage holin family protein, which yields MLRGKRDRADDSLLTLLGDLPELVTNLVKAEVDAAKAWISRTAKDAGIGSVWFLVALFFLFWAVPVILVFAIAGLSSWWPVWLSALAVFGILLLAVLLFALLGILKFRKVLARQNPAQAVAEDIRLVKDAGDDRI from the coding sequence ATGCTGCGAGGAAAGCGCGACAGGGCTGATGACAGCCTGCTGACATTGCTCGGCGACCTGCCCGAGTTGGTCACCAACCTGGTGAAGGCGGAAGTCGACGCGGCGAAGGCGTGGATCTCACGCACCGCCAAGGACGCCGGAATCGGATCGGTCTGGTTCCTGGTCGCGTTGTTCTTCCTGTTCTGGGCGGTTCCGGTGATTCTCGTCTTCGCGATCGCCGGACTGTCATCCTGGTGGCCGGTCTGGCTTTCGGCGCTGGCGGTGTTCGGCATCCTCCTGCTCGCGGTCCTGCTCTTCGCGCTGCTGGGCATCCTGAAGTTCCGCAAGGTACTCGCCCGCCAGAATCCCGCGCAGGCCGTGGCTGAAGACATCCGACTCGTGAAGGACGCCGGCGATGACCGTATCTGA
- the hemQ gene encoding hydrogen peroxide-dependent heme synthase: MSEELEENPSGFTLWAVWRRHPEMPVTETDATELETIVGYIEDSGVTVRGFYDVSGLKADADLMVWLHGDTAEELQRALRRLRRTELLRTLLPVWNVMGVHRDAEFNRQHVPGFLRGVEPKQWLCLYPFVRTPEWYLAPEEERRKMLADHGRKGAAFTGVIANTVAAFALGDYEWLLPLEADDVTELVDLMRDLRYTDARRYVKEEVPFYTGRRLRFDEIADVLQ, from the coding sequence ATGTCCGAAGAGCTCGAAGAGAACCCGTCCGGCTTCACCCTCTGGGCCGTCTGGCGACGCCATCCCGAGATGCCGGTCACCGAGACCGACGCGACCGAACTCGAGACGATCGTCGGGTACATCGAGGACTCGGGAGTCACCGTCCGCGGCTTCTACGACGTCTCCGGCCTCAAGGCCGACGCCGACCTGATGGTCTGGCTGCACGGCGACACCGCCGAGGAGCTGCAGCGGGCATTGCGTCGCCTGCGCCGTACCGAGCTGCTGCGCACCCTCTTGCCGGTGTGGAACGTGATGGGCGTGCACCGCGACGCCGAGTTCAACCGTCAGCACGTGCCCGGCTTCCTGCGGGGTGTCGAACCGAAGCAGTGGCTGTGCCTGTACCCGTTCGTCCGCACGCCCGAGTGGTATCTCGCACCCGAAGAGGAGCGCCGCAAGATGCTCGCCGATCACGGGCGCAAGGGCGCGGCATTCACCGGGGTCATCGCGAACACCGTGGCCGCCTTCGCCCTCGGAGACTACGAGTGGCTGCTGCCGCTCGAGGCCGACGATGTGACCGAGCTCGTCGACCTGATGCGTGACCTCCGCTACACCGATGCGCGCCGTTACGTGAAGGAGGAGGTGCCCTTCTACACGGGGCGCCGACTTCGATTCGACGAGATCGCCGACGTTCTTCAGTAG
- the hemC gene encoding hydroxymethylbilane synthase encodes MNTSSRERPILLGTRRSALALAQSGHVATAIEKLSGRPVELVPIVSEGDTNRASLSEIGGQGIFATRLREALFAGECDILVHSLKDLPTAIPDGLMIAATPSREDARDVVLTRGGTPLHELRPGSTIGTGSPRRIAQVRRRAPHAAVVDIRGNVDSRLARVTSGELDAVILAAAGLSRLESDTDLRREELGLAEWPTAPGQGSLAVETTTGAPAELLDALAALDDEATRIAVTVERAILEGLDAGCQAPMAAHAVVTGASVRVRTVVYSPDDGRRIGLDVTETLNGEYIRRNGSGNGADAADGADPMHAARLLGLTVARRLLEQGAADLVSRELSS; translated from the coding sequence ATGAACACCTCGAGCCGAGAGCGCCCGATCCTCCTGGGCACCCGCCGCAGTGCCCTGGCGCTGGCGCAGTCCGGCCATGTCGCCACCGCCATCGAGAAGCTCTCCGGGCGCCCGGTCGAGCTCGTTCCGATCGTCTCCGAAGGCGACACCAATCGCGCCTCACTGTCGGAGATCGGCGGCCAGGGCATCTTCGCGACGCGACTGCGCGAGGCGCTCTTCGCGGGTGAGTGCGACATCCTCGTGCACTCGCTCAAGGATCTGCCCACGGCGATCCCCGACGGCCTGATGATCGCAGCGACCCCCAGCCGGGAAGACGCCCGCGACGTCGTCCTGACCCGCGGGGGCACACCGCTGCATGAGCTGCGTCCCGGCAGCACCATCGGCACCGGTTCCCCGCGGCGCATCGCCCAGGTGCGGCGCCGGGCTCCGCACGCCGCCGTCGTCGACATCCGCGGCAACGTCGACTCCCGCCTCGCGCGGGTGACCTCCGGCGAGCTGGATGCCGTGATCCTCGCCGCCGCCGGTCTCTCCCGTCTCGAGTCCGACACAGATCTGAGGCGCGAGGAGCTCGGCCTCGCCGAATGGCCGACCGCGCCGGGGCAGGGTTCGCTGGCCGTCGAGACCACGACGGGAGCTCCGGCGGAACTGCTCGACGCACTCGCCGCGCTGGACGACGAGGCGACGCGTATCGCAGTCACCGTGGAGCGCGCGATCCTGGAGGGACTCGACGCCGGCTGCCAGGCGCCGATGGCCGCTCATGCCGTCGTGACGGGGGCATCCGTCCGCGTTCGGACGGTCGTCTACTCGCCGGATGACGGCCGCCGGATCGGGCTCGACGTCACGGAGACGCTGAACGGGGAGTATATTCGTCGAAACGGCAGTGGCAATGGAGCGGATGCTGCCGATGGTGCAGACCCGATGCACGCGGCACGCTTGCTCGGGTTGACTGTTGCCCGTCGGCTGCTCGAACAAGGGGCGGCTGACCTCGTCTCCCGAGAGCTTTCCTCATGA
- a CDS encoding uroporphyrinogen-III synthase, whose product MTSSDSKQDRPLDGWRVLVPRGGPWGDGVAASLRAQGAIPVVAPLINFAPTTDQATLDHALAQLAAGEFDWLTITSATTVDVLFAHRAVVPRSTRIAAVGETTAAALQAVGYEVDLVPEDDNSAEGMAAQLIALESAPRRILTLRSEIAKPVLSRSLIEAGHDVQSVVAYRTVGVPVTERIMRDVENGRINAILITSGSVAAQVREQFPEIPDSTLLAAIGPRTANDARKAGLPISVVADRQTVDALIDAVSQFTLPHAADEFAP is encoded by the coding sequence ATGACATCATCCGATTCGAAGCAAGACCGACCGCTGGACGGCTGGCGCGTACTCGTGCCCCGTGGCGGGCCGTGGGGCGACGGCGTCGCCGCGAGTCTGCGCGCCCAGGGCGCGATTCCCGTCGTCGCGCCGCTCATCAACTTCGCGCCGACCACGGACCAGGCGACGCTCGACCACGCCCTGGCGCAACTGGCGGCCGGCGAGTTCGACTGGCTCACGATCACCAGCGCGACGACGGTCGACGTGTTGTTCGCGCACCGGGCTGTCGTTCCGCGCTCCACGCGGATCGCCGCTGTCGGCGAGACCACCGCTGCCGCTCTTCAGGCGGTCGGCTACGAGGTCGACCTGGTGCCGGAGGACGACAACTCCGCCGAGGGCATGGCCGCGCAACTCATCGCTCTCGAGTCCGCGCCGCGCCGCATCCTGACCCTCCGCAGCGAGATCGCGAAGCCGGTGCTCAGCCGCTCGTTGATCGAGGCCGGGCACGACGTGCAGAGCGTCGTCGCCTATCGCACGGTGGGCGTCCCGGTCACGGAGCGCATCATGCGCGATGTCGAGAACGGGCGCATCAACGCGATCCTGATCACCAGCGGCTCTGTGGCGGCGCAGGTTCGGGAGCAGTTCCCGGAGATCCCGGACAGCACGCTGCTCGCCGCGATCGGCCCCCGAACGGCGAACGACGCCCGCAAAGCGGGGCTGCCCATCTCGGTCGTCGCCGATCGTCAGACCGTCGACGCTCTCATCGACGCCGTCTCGCAGTTCACGCTTCCGCACGCGGCGGACGAGTTCGCGCCGTGA
- the hemB gene encoding porphobilinogen synthase: MSFPDVRLRRLRQSPAVRSLVRETSLRPGHLVLPMFVREGLHEPSPIGSMPGVLQHSLDSLRAASVEAAEAGVGGVMLFGVPASRDAIGSGADDPDGILNIATAAVAAEVGDALVVQTDLCLDEFTDHGHCGVLASDGSVDNDATLERYTAMAIAQARAGSHLLGLSGMMDGQVAVIRAALDAEGFAQTLLLAYAAKYASAFYGPFREAVDSQLTGDRRTYQLDPGNRREGVREAVVDEAEGADIVMVKPAMAFLDVLREVRDTVSIPVWAYQVSGEYAMIEAAAANGWIDRRAAVLESLLSIRRAGADAVLTYWATEAARWLRDDAR; this comes from the coding sequence GTGAGCTTTCCGGATGTTCGCCTGAGGCGGTTGCGACAGTCGCCCGCGGTTCGTTCCCTCGTTCGGGAGACCTCGCTCCGGCCGGGGCACCTCGTGCTTCCGATGTTCGTGCGCGAGGGACTTCACGAGCCGTCTCCGATCGGCTCGATGCCCGGTGTCCTGCAGCACTCGCTGGACTCGTTGCGCGCCGCTTCCGTCGAGGCTGCCGAAGCCGGTGTGGGCGGGGTCATGCTCTTCGGAGTGCCCGCCTCGCGTGATGCGATCGGCTCCGGGGCGGATGACCCGGATGGCATCCTGAACATCGCGACCGCGGCTGTCGCGGCCGAGGTCGGCGACGCGCTCGTCGTGCAGACCGATCTGTGCCTCGACGAGTTCACGGATCACGGGCACTGCGGGGTTCTCGCATCCGACGGTTCGGTCGACAACGACGCCACGCTGGAGCGGTACACGGCGATGGCGATTGCCCAGGCTCGCGCGGGATCGCACCTGCTGGGCCTGTCCGGGATGATGGACGGACAGGTCGCCGTCATCCGCGCCGCTCTGGACGCCGAGGGCTTCGCGCAGACGTTGCTCCTGGCCTATGCCGCCAAGTACGCGAGCGCCTTCTACGGGCCGTTCCGCGAGGCCGTCGATTCGCAGCTGACGGGTGATCGTCGCACGTACCAGCTCGACCCGGGCAACCGCCGGGAGGGCGTACGCGAGGCTGTCGTCGACGAGGCAGAGGGCGCAGACATCGTGATGGTCAAGCCGGCCATGGCGTTCCTCGATGTGCTGCGCGAAGTGCGTGACACGGTGAGCATTCCCGTCTGGGCGTACCAGGTCTCCGGCGAGTACGCCATGATCGAGGCGGCTGCGGCCAACGGCTGGATCGACCGCCGCGCGGCCGTGCTCGAGTCGTTGCTGTCGATCCGTCGCGCCGGCGCCGACGCCGTCCTCACCTACTGGGCGACCGAGGCCGCGCGCTGGCTGCGCGACGACGCTCGTTGA
- a CDS encoding glutamate-1-semialdehyde 2,1-aminomutase: MTDRNDDLFSAARAVIPGGVNSPVRAYGSVGGTPRFLASARGATVTDAAGNEYVDLVASWGPALLGHAHPEVVAAVQDAATRGLSFGAPTEGEVELAELIAGRVRVGDTRPVERVRLVSTGTEATMTAIRLARGATGRDLLVKFAGHYHGHSDGLLAEAGSGVATLALPGSAGVPAPIAAQTLVISYNDPAALEAVFAEHGPRIAAVIVEASAANMGVVAPLPGFNRLIADTVHAHGALMILDEVLTGFRVHPAGFWGLQVEGGEEFVPDIITFGKVVGGGMPLAALGGRAEIMDLLAPLGPVYQAGTLSGNPLSVAAGLATLRLATPEVYATVDAAAARVATALDAALTDAGVTHAVANAGSLFNAAFRASAPRDYAEAQAQESFRYAPFFHAMREQGVALPPSVFEAWFLTAAHGDEELQRIEAALPIAAAAAASATR, translated from the coding sequence ATGACCGACCGCAATGACGACCTGTTCTCCGCTGCCCGCGCTGTGATCCCCGGCGGTGTGAACTCGCCGGTTCGCGCGTACGGCTCGGTCGGCGGTACGCCGCGGTTCCTCGCCTCGGCGCGCGGGGCGACGGTGACGGATGCCGCGGGCAACGAGTACGTCGACCTCGTCGCGTCCTGGGGGCCGGCGCTCCTCGGCCACGCACATCCCGAGGTCGTCGCCGCCGTTCAGGATGCTGCGACGCGCGGTCTCTCCTTCGGCGCGCCGACCGAGGGCGAGGTCGAACTCGCCGAGCTGATCGCCGGGCGCGTGCGGGTGGGCGATACCCGGCCCGTGGAGCGGGTGCGTCTCGTGTCGACCGGCACCGAAGCGACGATGACCGCGATCCGCCTGGCGCGCGGCGCCACCGGTCGCGATCTGCTGGTGAAGTTCGCTGGGCACTATCACGGCCACTCCGACGGGTTGCTCGCCGAGGCGGGTTCGGGCGTCGCGACGCTGGCGCTCCCGGGGTCGGCCGGTGTTCCCGCGCCGATCGCCGCGCAGACGCTTGTCATCTCCTATAACGACCCCGCTGCTCTTGAGGCTGTGTTCGCCGAGCATGGGCCGCGGATCGCCGCCGTGATCGTCGAGGCGTCTGCCGCGAACATGGGCGTCGTCGCTCCGCTTCCCGGGTTCAACCGGCTCATCGCCGATACCGTGCACGCACACGGAGCCCTGATGATCCTCGACGAGGTGCTCACCGGGTTCCGGGTGCACCCGGCGGGATTCTGGGGACTGCAGGTCGAGGGCGGCGAAGAGTTCGTCCCCGACATCATCACGTTCGGCAAGGTCGTCGGCGGCGGGATGCCGTTGGCCGCCCTCGGCGGCCGGGCGGAGATTATGGATCTGCTCGCCCCTCTTGGCCCGGTGTATCAGGCAGGCACGCTCTCCGGGAACCCGCTGTCGGTCGCCGCGGGGCTTGCGACGCTGCGGCTCGCGACTCCCGAGGTGTACGCGACGGTGGACGCCGCGGCCGCGCGCGTGGCGACGGCACTGGATGCCGCCTTGACCGACGCCGGTGTGACGCACGCCGTCGCGAACGCGGGAAGCCTGTTCAACGCCGCGTTCCGGGCATCCGCGCCACGCGATTACGCCGAGGCGCAGGCGCAGGAGTCGTTCCGCTACGCGCCGTTCTTCCACGCGATGCGCGAGCAGGGGGTGGCGCTGCCCCCGAGCGTCTTCGAAGCCTGGTTCCTGACGGCCGCGCATGGCGACGAGGAGCTCCAGCGGATCGAGGCCGCGCTTCCGATCGCGGCGGCCGCTGCGGCATCCGCCACGCGCTGA